In Psychrobacter sp. JCM 18902, a single window of DNA contains:
- a CDS encoding threonine/serine exporter family protein: MWFIETVVLSCIITLGWTLMFSVPKRYILPCLLMTAFGFGLKTALVYQHVHLVVASFFGAMLASFLGVYFSKKYTLPPKALISPSVICMMPGIAAYKAMVSMVQIGYFGFSDELFSQMMVYLFEALFVTSGLVLGLSIPGLLFYRRRAIV; encoded by the coding sequence ATGTGGTTCATTGAAACTGTGGTGCTTTCATGTATTATTACCCTTGGTTGGACGCTCATGTTCAGCGTACCCAAACGCTATATTTTGCCTTGTTTGCTGATGACTGCTTTTGGCTTCGGGTTAAAGACTGCTCTCGTTTATCAGCATGTGCATCTCGTGGTTGCCAGCTTTTTTGGGGCGATGCTTGCCAGCTTTTTGGGCGTGTATTTTTCTAAGAAATATACCTTACCACCCAAAGCACTTATCTCGCCTAGTGTCATTTGTATGATGCCCGGTATCGCCGCTTATAAGGCGATGGTCAGTATGGTGCAGATTGGTTATTTTGGCTTTTCAGACGAGTTATTTAGCCAAATGATGGTGTACTTATTTGAAGCGTTGTTTGTGACCTCAGGATTGGTACTGGGTTTGTCTATTCCAGGACTATTATTTTATAGACGACGTGCCATTGTTTAA
- the gorA gene encoding glutathione-disulfide reductase, which translates to MTKHYDYIAIGGGSGGIASINRAASYGKKCAIIEANQLGGTCVNLGCVPKKVMWYGAQVAEAIHKYAPDYGFDVDVKGFDFQKLVQSRQQYIENIHRSYDNNLAKNGVEVIKGFAKFVDTNTVEVNGELITADHILIATGGHPIQPDIKGAEYGIDSDGFFALNHLPKRVAIVGAGYIAVEIAGVLNSLGAEVHLYVRQHSPLRSFDHSVVEALLIEMEQDGIQLHTNTTLTEVNKNEDGSLTLCTENGSLDTTDCLIWAIGRAPSTDNINLQVTGVETNEIGKIKVDKFQNTNVKNIYAVGDIIENSVDLTPVAIAAGRRLSERLFNNKPNEHLDYTLIPTVIFTHPAIGTIGLSEIDAVERYGKDNIKCYKSTFTSMYSAVTQHRQKCMMKLVCLGDEEKVIGLHGLGFGVDEMIQGFAVAIKMGATKADFDNTVAIHPTGSEEFVTMR; encoded by the coding sequence ATGACAAAACATTATGACTATATCGCCATTGGCGGCGGTAGCGGTGGCATTGCTTCCATCAACCGTGCGGCAAGCTATGGCAAAAAATGTGCCATTATCGAAGCCAACCAACTGGGCGGCACTTGTGTGAATTTGGGCTGTGTACCTAAGAAAGTAATGTGGTATGGCGCGCAAGTTGCCGAGGCTATTCATAAATATGCGCCAGACTATGGGTTTGATGTGGATGTTAAAGGTTTTGACTTCCAAAAACTGGTGCAGAGCCGTCAACAATATATCGAAAACATTCATCGCTCTTATGACAATAACTTAGCCAAAAATGGCGTAGAAGTGATCAAAGGCTTTGCCAAATTTGTCGATACCAATACCGTAGAAGTGAATGGCGAACTGATTACCGCTGACCATATTTTGATTGCCACCGGCGGTCACCCGATTCAGCCTGATATCAAGGGCGCAGAATACGGCATCGACTCTGACGGCTTTTTTGCGTTGAATCATTTGCCAAAACGCGTGGCAATTGTGGGAGCAGGATATATCGCTGTTGAAATCGCAGGCGTGTTGAACAGTTTGGGCGCTGAGGTACATCTGTACGTACGCCAGCACTCGCCGCTGCGCTCATTTGACCACAGTGTGGTAGAGGCATTGCTGATAGAGATGGAGCAAGACGGTATTCAGTTGCATACCAATACTACGCTCACGGAAGTCAATAAAAACGAAGATGGCAGCCTGACTTTGTGTACCGAAAATGGCAGCCTAGACACGACAGATTGTTTGATTTGGGCGATTGGTCGTGCGCCATCGACAGACAATATCAACCTGCAAGTGACGGGTGTGGAAACGAACGAAATTGGCAAAATCAAAGTCGATAAATTCCAGAACACCAATGTTAAGAACATCTATGCGGTCGGCGATATTATCGAAAACAGTGTAGATTTAACACCCGTGGCGATTGCCGCCGGTCGACGCTTATCCGAGCGCTTGTTTAACAACAAGCCTAATGAGCATTTGGACTATACGTTAATACCGACGGTGATCTTTACCCATCCTGCCATCGGTACCATTGGCTTGTCTGAAATCGACGCGGTTGAGCGCTATGGCAAGGACAATATCAAATGTTATAAATCGACCTTTACCTCTATGTATAGCGCGGTGACCCAGCATCGTCAGAAGTGTATGATGAAACTGGTGTGCTTGGGCGATGAGGAAAAAGTCATTGGTCTACACGGTCTTGGCTTTGGTGTCGATGAGATGATTCAGGGCTTTGCGGTCGCCATCAAAATGGGCGCGACTAAAGCGGACTTTGACAATACAGTTGCCATTCACCCAACTGGCTCAGAAGAGTTTGTGACAATGCGCTAG
- a CDS encoding DUF2846 domain-containing protein, protein MLKKIAFLTITSILFAGCASVPTENIEVSSVLKQVKAPSANNAGLYIYRSNSVVGGALKKDVWVDDECIGETARGTFFYHEVLGNMPHKVSTESEFSPNDLMIDTTAGNNYFVKQYIKPGLIVGGAGVKLVPESEGREAIADLKLGIKGTCSK, encoded by the coding sequence ATGCTAAAAAAAATCGCTTTTCTAACGATTACATCAATACTATTTGCCGGTTGTGCTTCTGTACCCACTGAAAATATCGAAGTATCTAGCGTACTCAAGCAAGTGAAAGCACCTAGTGCCAACAATGCTGGTCTATATATTTATCGTAGCAATAGTGTGGTGGGTGGAGCTCTAAAGAAAGATGTGTGGGTAGATGATGAATGTATTGGTGAAACTGCACGAGGCACTTTTTTCTATCATGAAGTACTGGGCAATATGCCGCACAAAGTTTCTACCGAATCTGAATTTTCTCCTAACGATTTAATGATTGATACGACAGCGGGTAATAACTACTTTGTAAAACAATATATTAAGCCAGGTTTAATTGTTGGTGGTGCGGGTGTTAAACTGGTACCTGAAAGTGAAGGCAGGGAAGCAATCGCTGACCTCAAACTCGGCATAAAAGGGACTTGTAGCAAGTAG
- a CDS encoding GNAT family N-acetyltransferase, with protein MNKNTIDKNYLDRESVFLRQAQADDISALEQLLNRCYRETAGWTNEADLIGGIRTTSAELAAVINDPNHYYFVYPKTTTGDRDGEETGEILGCIAVDIKTDADSNNKAYIGMFAVDPELQGQGVGNVILQAAETFATRHLQSDGQAVTKNTARLTMSILSHRPELLAYYQRRGYELNGNKMPFPNDGNNGDPKREDLELLELEKMVH; from the coding sequence ATGAATAAAAACACTATAGATAAAAACTACTTGGATAGAGAGTCTGTGTTTTTACGACAAGCGCAAGCCGATGATATTAGTGCACTTGAGCAATTATTAAATCGCTGTTATCGCGAGACCGCAGGTTGGACCAATGAGGCGGATTTAATTGGTGGTATTCGAACCACGTCAGCTGAGCTCGCTGCCGTGATTAATGACCCTAATCATTATTACTTTGTCTATCCAAAAACGACCACGGGCGACCGTGATGGAGAGGAAACGGGTGAGATACTTGGTTGTATCGCTGTCGATATCAAAACCGATGCTGACTCAAATAACAAAGCCTACATCGGCATGTTTGCAGTAGATCCAGAGTTGCAGGGGCAGGGCGTTGGCAATGTGATTTTGCAAGCGGCAGAAACCTTTGCTACTCGTCATCTACAGTCAGATGGGCAAGCAGTAACTAAAAACACTGCGCGTTTGACCATGTCCATTTTGAGTCATCGTCCTGAGCTGTTGGCTTACTATCAGCGCCGAGGTTATGAGCTAAATGGTAATAAAATGCCATTTCCAAATGACGGCAATAATGGTGACCCAAAACGTGAGGATTTGGAATTGTTAGAATTAGAAAAAATGGTTCATTAA
- a CDS encoding FAD-dependent oxidoreductase, which produces MTNAAIHTVTINKADIASGDMKSYKQDDDSIILITRDDDEFQAFDGKCPHAGADLGTGLRCGNRVVCPWHHATFDSRDGTLLEPVATAGLTQYEVTDNGDSLTVNTSAKIDKKIANDKLIETHTLIVGGGAAGFMTAHQLRNTGYGGKITLISADDKAPYNRPLLSKAFLVGNMPEEKLLLGGADWASKHDINLRLNQTVSEVLANERTIIIKDKNGRSDRQTADFLVVATGAEPKIPPFKGAELDGVYTLRSMDDAKLIKAASHDQRVVIVGTGFIGMEVASALAQAGTTASITVIGQDHRVMGNIVSETVSNALIKLHEENGIQFVFDATVNEIDEVKRVVNPSENEEENQTFSQVGGVTLANGEQVDADIVILGTGVAPRIELFEEVNAPDGLQVDEHLQLRERVYALGDIAKASGQMGRMRIEHWRVALQHGLVTAAAILNDDSVNSLAARIPFFWTMQYGKSLRYSGHAKTPDNNILFGSPDTLDYIEYYFDDVGENTRASAASTLGRDKELVAFSELLRRGHAPTRAQLNAGFNIIDQAQALSP; this is translated from the coding sequence ATGACCAATGCAGCGATTCACACAGTGACTATTAATAAGGCCGATATCGCCAGTGGCGACATGAAATCTTACAAGCAAGATGATGATAGTATCATTTTAATTACCCGCGACGACGATGAGTTTCAGGCGTTCGATGGTAAATGCCCGCACGCAGGCGCAGATTTAGGCACAGGCTTACGTTGTGGCAATCGCGTGGTCTGTCCTTGGCATCACGCGACTTTTGATAGCCGCGATGGGACGCTATTAGAGCCAGTCGCGACAGCAGGTTTGACTCAATATGAAGTGACCGATAATGGCGACAGCTTGACGGTGAATACCTCAGCGAAGATAGACAAAAAGATTGCAAATGATAAGCTTATCGAGACGCATACTCTCATCGTGGGCGGCGGCGCAGCAGGTTTTATGACGGCGCATCAGCTGCGTAACACTGGCTATGGCGGCAAAATCACCTTGATTAGTGCTGATGATAAAGCCCCTTATAACCGTCCATTATTGTCCAAAGCATTTTTAGTGGGCAATATGCCTGAAGAGAAGCTTCTACTAGGCGGTGCAGATTGGGCGAGCAAGCACGATATTAATTTGCGCTTGAATCAAACTGTCAGTGAAGTATTGGCCAATGAACGTACCATTATCATTAAAGATAAAAATGGTCGTAGTGACAGACAAACTGCTGATTTTTTAGTGGTTGCAACAGGCGCTGAGCCAAAGATACCACCTTTTAAAGGTGCTGAGCTTGATGGCGTTTATACGCTGCGTAGTATGGATGATGCCAAATTGATAAAAGCGGCCAGTCACGATCAGCGTGTGGTGATTGTCGGTACTGGCTTTATCGGTATGGAGGTTGCTTCCGCATTGGCACAAGCAGGCACGACGGCTTCTATTACCGTCATCGGACAAGATCATCGGGTAATGGGAAATATCGTCTCCGAAACCGTCAGTAATGCGCTGATCAAGCTGCATGAGGAAAATGGCATTCAGTTTGTTTTTGATGCCACGGTCAATGAAATCGATGAGGTCAAAAGGGTTGTTAATCCGTCTGAGAATGAAGAAGAAAACCAAACCTTTTCACAAGTGGGCGGTGTCACGCTGGCGAATGGTGAGCAAGTTGATGCAGACATCGTGATTTTGGGGACTGGCGTAGCACCACGTATAGAACTATTTGAAGAAGTAAACGCGCCAGATGGCTTGCAAGTGGATGAGCATTTACAGCTACGTGAAAGGGTTTATGCATTGGGTGATATTGCAAAAGCTTCTGGGCAAATGGGGCGCATGCGCATCGAACATTGGCGCGTGGCCTTGCAACATGGCTTAGTGACTGCGGCTGCGATATTAAATGATGATAGTGTCAACTCGCTCGCCGCGCGTATCCCTTTCTTTTGGACGATGCAATATGGCAAGAGCCTACGCTATAGTGGACATGCGAAGACACCCGATAATAATATCTTGTTTGGTTCGCCAGATACGTTAGATTATATCGAATACTACTTTGATGATGTTGGGGAAAACACACGTGCTAGTGCGGCTAGCACTTTAGGGCGTGATAAAGAGTTGGTTGCCTTTTCTGAACTACTCCGCCGTGGTCATGCACCGACGCGCGCACAGCTCAATGCAGGATTTAATATTATCGACCAAGCACAGGCGTTATCGCCCTAG
- the truD gene encoding tRNA pseudouridine(13) synthase TruD gives MTSSDDMTDINASPQSALESTQPDNELPANGSFNNEQFDTASIDITAATDTAQLPQPLQPPVQQATYKANATDFIVSELLPLEFTGEGEHLWLHIQKLGMNTAYLAKLLSEWAEIPLRDVGYSGLKDRHALTTQWFSLRIPKKQLPAAEFAPVDIGANESVTILDQQWHNKKLNRGTHRANQFIITLRDIQFADFDTALPAPEQLLSAKQDVEQHLSSIAINGVPNYFGPQRFGRNGNNIREALSLFARPLQQSRAQPKKSKRKHAPREQNTMELSAARSLIFNEILAVRVRDGSWNTGLAGEVFNLEGSGSIFTSEAIDDTLRARLETGDIHPTAALWGKDNDKVSGMAANIEKNVIQQNPLLARLANGLEQRDVKAQRRALRLPIEALSWEWQDKDNEQTLVLSFTLTTGSFATSVLASLVKQLIH, from the coding sequence ATGACTTCTAGTGATGACATGACCGATATTAATGCTAGCCCTCAATCCGCTCTTGAAAGTACTCAACCTGATAACGAGTTACCTGCTAATGGGTCGTTTAATAATGAGCAGTTTGATACGGCAAGTATCGATATTACCGCAGCGACGGATACTGCGCAGTTACCGCAGCCTCTTCAACCACCTGTGCAGCAAGCAACCTATAAAGCCAACGCAACAGACTTTATCGTTAGTGAGCTATTGCCGCTCGAATTCACAGGTGAAGGTGAGCATTTATGGCTGCATATCCAAAAATTAGGGATGAATACCGCTTATCTTGCCAAACTGCTGTCAGAGTGGGCAGAGATTCCTCTGCGTGATGTTGGTTATTCAGGTCTTAAGGATCGCCATGCATTGACAACCCAGTGGTTCAGCTTGCGAATTCCAAAAAAACAGCTGCCAGCTGCTGAGTTCGCACCAGTCGATATCGGAGCCAATGAATCGGTTACTATCCTCGACCAGCAATGGCACAACAAAAAGCTCAATCGCGGCACGCATCGCGCCAATCAATTCATTATTACCTTGCGTGATATCCAATTTGCTGATTTTGATACAGCATTGCCAGCACCTGAGCAATTATTGTCGGCGAAGCAAGATGTCGAGCAGCATTTATCAAGCATCGCTATAAATGGCGTGCCAAATTATTTTGGCCCTCAGCGTTTTGGGCGAAATGGCAATAATATTAGAGAAGCATTATCGCTGTTTGCGCGTCCACTACAGCAAAGTCGAGCACAACCCAAAAAGAGCAAACGCAAGCACGCGCCACGTGAGCAAAATACAATGGAGCTGTCTGCCGCACGTAGCTTAATTTTCAATGAGATATTGGCGGTACGAGTGCGTGATGGCAGCTGGAATACTGGGCTGGCAGGCGAAGTGTTTAACTTAGAGGGTTCAGGGTCAATATTTACTAGCGAAGCCATAGACGACACGTTGCGTGCACGCCTTGAGACGGGTGATATCCATCCCACTGCTGCATTATGGGGCAAGGATAATGATAAAGTCAGTGGCATGGCAGCGAATATTGAGAAAAATGTGATTCAGCAAAATCCGCTACTGGCTCGCTTAGCCAATGGCTTAGAGCAGCGCGATGTAAAAGCACAGCGCCGCGCGCTGCGCCTACCTATTGAAGCGCTGTCTTGGGAATGGCAGGATAAAGATAATGAACAAACATTGGTGCTGAGCTTTACGTTAACGACAGGTAGCTTTGCCACCAGTGTCTTGGCAAGCTTAGTAAAACAATTAATACACTAA
- a CDS encoding GGDEF domain-containing protein: MAVSISHLGYTKLSQAIFEWQAADKTSLLALFMVMEVSLHWLWCLFVWWRRDIYDTYVDIALLYPLWFGVTLVALFLLWMTSRFSPVKKANSNLYKWQGILITVYSAYIAMVILVLGHSSLVAGVSLVGGAILGMMLIRRRYVWRAFLGHAAVILAVTFIPYLGVTLPNLRQMTLTVIPLDTYYSYINYSEITTIENAISASIFQNGTLNWDSVDQLRRSSAFFWRSTHIYMALPKAIFIIYMFRTLLLILDDSKKEILQHANQDELTQLKSRRYGMMQMKQVLKSVEDHQDISVILLDLDWFKEVNDSYGHEIGDRVLVEVAQTLLQSLTDETIVSRYGGEEFLIVLPDTKHDTAMIIAEQLRRVIAKHVITLDDDTTFSVTASLGLYTLTHGERNCIKQACETLNKKDASQSLAKPQRIPSYSSKRVNRKIPAVQLPHDICQRLICMADKALYEAKGRGRDQVVSANEMLAAKNNNIEALYGT; encoded by the coding sequence ATGGCTGTATCGATATCTCATCTAGGCTACACCAAGCTATCTCAAGCAATTTTTGAGTGGCAAGCTGCTGATAAAACGTCATTACTGGCTTTATTTATGGTGATGGAGGTGTCTTTACACTGGCTATGGTGCTTATTTGTTTGGTGGCGCCGCGATATTTATGACACCTATGTCGATATAGCCCTGCTGTATCCACTATGGTTCGGCGTGACACTGGTAGCTTTGTTTTTATTATGGATGACCAGTCGTTTTTCACCTGTCAAAAAAGCCAATAGCAATTTGTATAAGTGGCAAGGCATACTAATTACGGTCTATAGTGCCTATATTGCAATGGTTATTTTAGTTTTAGGACATAGTAGCTTGGTCGCGGGCGTCTCTTTAGTCGGCGGTGCGATATTGGGGATGATGCTTATACGTCGGCGCTACGTATGGAGAGCATTTTTAGGGCACGCAGCCGTCATTCTAGCAGTCACATTTATTCCTTATCTTGGCGTTACTTTACCCAATCTGCGTCAAATGACGCTCACGGTCATTCCTCTTGATACCTATTATAGTTATATCAATTATAGTGAAATTACGACAATCGAAAACGCCATCTCTGCCTCTATTTTTCAAAATGGCACGCTAAATTGGGACAGTGTTGATCAATTGCGCCGATCTTCCGCTTTTTTTTGGCGTTCTACACATATTTATATGGCGCTACCAAAAGCTATTTTTATTATCTATATGTTTCGTACTTTGTTACTAATATTGGATGACAGTAAAAAGGAAATTCTGCAGCACGCCAATCAAGATGAGCTAACTCAACTCAAAAGTCGCCGTTACGGGATGATGCAAATGAAGCAGGTGCTGAAGTCAGTAGAAGACCATCAAGATATCAGCGTTATTTTATTGGATTTGGATTGGTTTAAAGAGGTCAATGACAGTTACGGTCATGAGATCGGGGATCGAGTATTGGTAGAGGTCGCACAGACGCTCTTGCAGTCTTTAACTGATGAAACAATCGTGAGTCGCTATGGCGGTGAGGAGTTTTTGATTGTATTGCCAGATACGAAGCACGACACAGCTATGATAATTGCTGAACAATTACGGCGCGTTATCGCTAAACACGTCATCACTCTCGATGACGATACAACCTTTAGTGTGACTGCTAGCTTGGGGCTATATACACTGACCCATGGTGAGCGTAATTGTATAAAACAAGCTTGCGAAACTCTGAATAAAAAGGATGCATCGCAGTCGCTTGCTAAACCGCAGAGAATCCCCTCGTATAGTAGCAAACGCGTGAATCGTAAAATTCCCGCAGTGCAGCTACCTCATGATATTTGCCAGCGCTTAATTTGTATGGCAGATAAGGCTTTGTATGAAGCCAAAGGCCGTGGCCGTGATCAAGTGGTGAGTGCCAACGAGATGTTGGCAGCAAAAAATAATAATATTGAAGCGCTCTATGGCACATAG
- a CDS encoding PHP domain-containing protein → MKFDLHCHSTCSDGTYAPTEVVQRAHAAGVNVLALTDHDTLAGIDEARAAAIACDMQLINGVEISCEHTLIGGYGKNKSTNKIIHVLGLDFTDREKMHATLQQLQDSRATRGQRITEKLSALLDINYDELWQAVLDKAGGNPQAVGRAHIGQVLFERGEVKTVQKAFDKYLADNKPAYVAIDALSMADGIELIHACGGKAVLAHPTRYQLSATRVRKLIEEFAGLGGDACELPSNSEPVSTRRMVDRSIAAHNLVASIGSDFHGSNMPWRRLGDVPIMNPEQQGVWQSFAMFS, encoded by the coding sequence ATGAAATTCGATTTACATTGTCACAGCACTTGCTCTGATGGTACTTATGCACCAACGGAAGTAGTGCAGCGCGCCCATGCGGCTGGCGTCAATGTATTGGCATTGACCGATCACGATACGCTGGCAGGAATTGATGAGGCGCGTGCGGCTGCCATTGCCTGCGATATGCAGCTGATTAATGGGGTCGAGATAAGCTGTGAGCACACACTTATTGGTGGGTATGGCAAAAATAAATCAACCAATAAAATCATCCATGTGCTGGGGTTAGATTTTACCGATCGCGAAAAAATGCATGCAACGCTGCAACAATTACAGGATAGCCGTGCCACGCGTGGTCAACGAATCACTGAAAAGCTCAGCGCGCTATTAGATATTAACTATGATGAGCTGTGGCAAGCCGTACTTGATAAAGCAGGCGGCAATCCACAAGCGGTCGGGCGTGCGCATATTGGTCAAGTATTGTTTGAGCGCGGTGAAGTCAAGACGGTACAAAAAGCCTTTGATAAGTATTTGGCAGATAATAAGCCTGCTTATGTGGCGATTGATGCACTGAGCATGGCTGACGGCATTGAGCTAATCCATGCTTGTGGTGGCAAGGCGGTGTTGGCGCATCCCACGCGCTATCAGCTTTCAGCGACACGAGTCCGTAAACTGATTGAAGAGTTTGCTGGTCTTGGTGGCGATGCTTGTGAGCTGCCGTCGAATAGCGAACCGGTTAGTACTCGCAGAATGGTCGATCGCAGTATCGCTGCCCACAATCTTGTCGCCTCGATCGGCAGTGACTTTCATGGTAGCAATATGCCGTGGCGTCGTTTGGGTGATGTACCGATAATGAACCCTGAGCAGCAGGGAGTTTGGCAGTCTTTTGCAATGTTTTCTTAG
- the ispZ gene encoding septation protein IspZ, whose translation MKALLDFIPLIAFFIAARYSGILAGAGALLIATIIVYAIHFIRQKGTFDKQQWVVLLLTILFCGGTLLLRDDIYLRWKSPIINGIFALTLLVSAAINKPLMQLAMKDVFLLTMSGWKKLTLAWALFFAFMGILHYITAFTMSDEAWINFKTYGWIPIMLVFVIAQFAVLKKHLNPALTDKTVK comes from the coding sequence ATGAAAGCTTTATTAGACTTTATTCCCTTAATTGCCTTTTTCATTGCTGCTCGCTACAGTGGTATCCTAGCGGGGGCAGGTGCGTTGCTTATCGCCACCATCATCGTTTATGCCATTCATTTTATTCGCCAAAAAGGCACGTTTGATAAACAGCAATGGGTTGTCTTACTATTAACCATTTTGTTTTGTGGTGGTACTTTATTATTGCGTGATGATATCTATCTGCGTTGGAAGTCACCCATTATCAACGGTATCTTTGCACTAACACTTTTAGTCAGTGCTGCGATTAATAAACCACTGATGCAACTGGCGATGAAAGATGTTTTTTTGCTGACGATGAGTGGTTGGAAAAAACTCACTCTCGCTTGGGCACTATTCTTCGCCTTTATGGGCATACTGCATTATATCACAGCGTTTACGATGTCAGATGAGGCATGGATTAACTTTAAAACTTATGGCTGGATTCCGATTATGTTGGTATTCGTCATCGCCCAGTTTGCCGTATTAAAAAAGCACCTCAACCCTGCGCTCACGGATAAAACCGTCAAATAA
- a CDS encoding YciI family protein: MSLFAIIGHDVANSSAQRQITRAEHVERLQALDHDNRLIIAGPTPIEHGKGEMSGSLIIADFDSAEAAQAWANDEPYLRDGVYSHVDIKPFIHTLPKADDSASVKVAKS, encoded by the coding sequence ATGTCCTTATTTGCCATTATTGGTCATGACGTGGCCAATAGCAGCGCACAACGTCAGATTACCCGCGCTGAACATGTCGAACGCTTGCAAGCTTTAGATCATGACAATCGACTGATTATCGCTGGTCCAACACCCATCGAGCATGGCAAAGGCGAGATGTCAGGCAGCTTAATTATTGCTGACTTTGACTCTGCAGAAGCAGCGCAAGCATGGGCAAACGATGAGCCTTACTTACGTGATGGCGTGTACAGTCACGTAGATATCAAACCCTTTATCCATACATTGCCAAAAGCGGATGACAGCGCATCAGTTAAAGTAGCAAAATCGTGA